The nucleotide sequence CGTTTTCGTGTAGATCGCGTCACGCGTGTCGATCTGCTGCAAGAGATCGCGACCCTGCGGATCGCGAGCGGCAACCGGCCTCAAAGGTTTCTGCACTGTATGAATCTTGGGGGATGCCAGCTCGGCCGGTCCCACTTTTTCATTGGTGTAGATTTCGGTTCCGGCGGGGTGGTCGACGGCGAATAACTTGAACTGATCAAAGTATTCCGCTTCCCACAACTCTGCAGTGACCCGTAACTGGTACTCGCTGTCAACCGATTTCAACTTGGTGCCGTCGATCTTGATGTACTCCCATTCCCGCCAGGGAGCAATCACATGCTCGGCGAACTTCAATCCCAGAGGAGCATTCCAGAGCAGGTCGGTCACGAATTCGAATCGTTCGCCGTTCCACGTGTAGAGGTAGGGGCATGATCCGACGAGAAGCTGTGGGATCGAGAGTTGCTGGTTGGGATCGGGATTCACCACATTGGTCGGAATTCCGTTTGTCCAGAGGACCCGCGCGACATCAGCTCGCTGGTTGGGGCCGAGTCCGAAATGCGTGGTACTTTCCGTCACGATCTTGGACTGGTACCTCGCACCGGCCTTCAACTCCACCAATCCTCCCAGGTTGATGTGGTTGGTCCGTTTGTCGTTGTTTTGCTCTCCGGGTTTGACCTGATATCCGATCAACTGGATCTCTTGCCAGCCGTTCCCTGGATTGTCGGACTCGCGGCACTGACTGGAATAGCCGGTGACCCCCGCAGGCTGTACAGCAAGCAGATCCAGGTCGCCGTCGTGATCGAGATCTCGGACAACAACTCGTGCGGTTCCTGCCAGCCAGTCAGCGGCTGCCCGTGGAACTTCGGTGAATCGGCCCTGTCCATCACCTCGAAAGATGGTCGCATGGGTGGCATCGATCAGAATCGCGTCGGTGGTTCCGTCATTATCAAAGTCACCCAGGCTCGCTGCGGTGATGGGGTTCGAACCCAGGCTGGATGACTGGACCTTCGTCACCGTACCACCTGGCGAAATGCGCGTGGTGGTGGCCGTCGCTCCGTCGGGGCCTGCCGACAAGATGTCCCAGGAAAGGTCACCGTTAAAATCACCGATGACCAGCGATGTCGCGTTCTTCAGGACAGAGAATTCGTCCAGCGAGTGAAACCGGAGTCGGCCATGGCGAATATTCTCGAGCCATCCGGCACCTTCCGAGGTAGCGACCAGCAGATCGACGTCAGCGTCTTTGTCCCAGTCGACGATGGCCAGTCTGGTCACGGCGACTCCATCGGGTGGCAGGATCGACCGTGATGTCGTGTCCTCGAATGTCATGTTTCCCCGGTTCGAGAAAATGCGAACACCGGTTGCTGTTGCTGCGACGAGATCCAGATCCCCGTCGTTGTCGACATCCACCACACATGCGGCAGTGACATCATTGACACCCTCAAACGCGTCGCCTGCTGCTCGTGGGACGAGAGATCGACGCTCCGATTGAGGTTCTTTTTTATTCTCGAATAGCTTCAGCCCGGCGGCACCGTACAGGATCACATCCGGGTCAGCCGTGTGAGTCAGTCGGCTCAGGCGGTATTCGTGTTTGAGGGCGTCTGCGGGTTGCTGTTCGGTAGGGAAGTTTTTGACCTCCTGGTCGACATCATCATCGAAGTCGTAAGCGAGGATTCCCGAGTAGTCTCCACCCGTTTCGGATGTCGCCAATTGGTCCCACGTTTGCCCGTCACGGTTTCTCTGCCAGATGACGATGTGGCTATCCAGCAGGACCATCAGATCCGGGTCGCCATTCAGATCGAAGTCAGCGACGGCCGCATCGCGACTTCCCGCTGCCTGCAGGTCCTTTCTTTGATCGGCCATCGGTTGAAAACGTACAGCGTTTGGAAGCGGGCCATTGGGCTCGGGCAGGTCTGCACGATCCTGGAAATCTTTGCCGAAGTCGAGCAGCAAATACTCCAGCGAGTCCAGTGCGACGAACCGCTTGTCGCGCGCCGCTTCGGAGATAATCAGGTTGCGGAAGATGGTCATTGACCGTTGAGCAACCTGCCAATTCCCTTCCTGCGCTGCCGTTGCAGACTTTTCCAGAATGTCGTTCAAATCGATGCGCG is from Schlesneria sp. DSM 10557 and encodes:
- a CDS encoding FG-GAP-like repeat-containing protein, with protein sequence MDTPPARNKNTLWLLPFLLTGVAASLLAVAWLAIAPQLDRSPGVDPPPPETVKLSRDDSIKLSELRNRSLGNLENHEFAQADAALTEIIQLLPADPFGPRNLAISRQLALDALDKHRDPQRFAQASTLADEAIKSFRGADPDSFIGPLIAARVALKQDQNETALQELREAIRLNPGSVGPFYDLFALSQVLPGEQLGEEGFNALRTVYQKESNNLFVIKDWLPTLVQRRDPEFASEVKRVQETIAPFVETIKTNTRIDLNDILEKSATAAQEGNWQVAQRSMTIFRNLIISEAARDKRFVALDSLEYLLLDFGKDFQDRADLPEPNGPLPNAVRFQPMADQRKDLQAAGSRDAAVADFDLNGDPDLMVLLDSHIVIWQRNRDGQTWDQLATSETGGDYSGILAYDFDDDVDQEVKNFPTEQQPADALKHEYRLSRLTHTADPDVILYGAAGLKLFENKKEPQSERRSLVPRAAGDAFEGVNDVTAACVVDVDNDGDLDLVAATATGVRIFSNRGNMTFEDTTSRSILPPDGVAVTRLAIVDWDKDADVDLLVATSEGAGWLENIRHGRLRFHSLDEFSVLKNATSLVIGDFNGDLSWDILSAGPDGATATTTRISPGGTVTKVQSSSLGSNPITAASLGDFDNDGTTDAILIDATHATIFRGDGQGRFTEVPRAAADWLAGTARVVVRDLDHDGDLDLLAVQPAGVTGYSSQCRESDNPGNGWQEIQLIGYQVKPGEQNNDKRTNHINLGGLVELKAGARYQSKIVTESTTHFGLGPNQRADVARVLWTNGIPTNVVNPDPNQQLSIPQLLVGSCPYLYTWNGERFEFVTDLLWNAPLGLKFAEHVIAPWREWEYIKIDGTKLKSVDSEYQLRVTAELWEAEYFDQFKLFAVDHPAGTEIYTNEKVGPAELASPKIHTVQKPLRPVAARDPQGRDLLQQIDTRDAIYTKTFEHRLAQGLTEEHFLELDLGPMPESSDHSKQQITLFLTGWMYPGCTSLSVQFSQNPVGPRPRPPAIYVPVAQGVWQEVRPFMGFPGGKTKTIAVDLSGLFTGDDHRLRIVSTMEIYWDAVFFTVDDPTVTFKQTELELVRAVVSDRGGVSRRSWPATGNGPDQFDYHDLVQGEAWPPMFGNFTRFGDVLPLLTQRDDKLVVTGSGDEIQLAFAEPAEPLPPGWVRDFVLYSVGWDKDADLNTVYGDVVEPLPFEAMTVYAHRDGETRPHDAEYVQYLREYQTRKRSPTKFWNQIRQQ